A region of Carassius gibelio isolate Cgi1373 ecotype wild population from Czech Republic chromosome B11, carGib1.2-hapl.c, whole genome shotgun sequence DNA encodes the following proteins:
- the LOC127967961 gene encoding acidic mammalian chitinase-like, with product MLEVFRQVKDDVGVQAQFVTCSRLVCYFTNWSQYRAGTAKYLPENVDPYLCTHLIYAFAIVNYANNIAGSEWNDVALYSTFNALKNRNPHLITLLSVRDQDSNQISIMLSNWTNRQTFIKSSIEFLRKYNFDGLDLDWENKGTSETRLEEKMKFTLLCKELLESFLAEGQSNKYVRLILTATVSAQKEVIERSYNIPEISKYLDFISVKTFDFHTFKDGFARHHSPLYSGIQDEEDINSNTDSALKYWRFQGAPPEKLLMGFATYGRSFILTSSQSGVGAPANILASPGPYTQEMGLWSYFEICLFLNGGAVQWIEDQKVPFSFKGSDWVGFDNLRSFEIKIKYLQEHGFGGAFVWALDLDDFSGYFCGQGSYPLVNLLKKWSKR from the exons ATGTTGGAGGTATTTAGACAGGTCAAAGATGATGTTGGAGTGCAAGCTCAG TTCG TAACCTGTTCAAGACTGGTGTGTTACTTCACAAACTGGTCTCAGTACAGAGCAGGAACTGCTAAGTACCTTCCTGAGAATGTGGACCCATACTTGTGTACTCATTTGATCTATGCATTTGCCATTGTAAACTATGCCAATAACATAGCAGGCAGTGAGTGGAATGATGTGGCCCTTTACTCGACCTTCAATGCACTTAAGAACCG aaATCCTCACCTAATAACCTTGTTGTCCGTCAGAGACCAGGACTCAAACCA AATCTCCATTATGCTGTCCAACTGGACAAACCGACAGACATTCATCAAGTCTTCCATAGAATTTCTGAGGAAGTATAACTTTGATGGGCTGGATTTGGACTGGGAAAACAAAGGCACTTCAGAGACGCGTCTAGAAGAAAAAATGAAATTCACTCTACTGTGCAag GAACTTCTGGAGTCCTTTCTAGCTGAAGGCCAGTCAAACAAATACGTCAGACTGATACTAACAGCAACCGTTTCAGCACAGAAAGAAGTTATTGAAAGGAGCTACAATATTCCAGAGATTTCTAA gtATCTGGACTTTATTAGTGTCAAGACATTtgattttcatacatttaaagaTGGCTTCGCAAGACATCACAGCCCTTTGTACAGTGGCATCCAAGACGAGGAGGATATCAACTCAAACACC GATTCTGCACTAAAATACTGGAGATTCCAGGGAGCTCCTCCTGAGAAGTTGTTGATGGGCTTTGCCACGTATGGACGTTCCTTCATCCTCACCTCCTCTCAGAGTGGAGTTGGAGCCCCAGCCAATATCTTGGCTTCTCCTGGACCTTATACACAAGAGATGGGCCTGTGGTCTTACTTTGAA atATGTCTCTTCCTAAATGGCGGGGCAGTACAATGGATAGAAGACCAGAAAGTTCCTTTTTCTTTTAAAGGCAGTGATTGGGTGGGTTTTGACAATCTGAGGAGCTTTGAAATTAAG ATAAAATACTTACAGGAACATGGCTTTGGGGGTGCATTTGTATGGGCTCTAGACCTGGATGATTTTTCTGGATATTTCTGTGGACAAGGCAGTTACCCTTTAGTCAACCTCCTGAAGAAATG GAGCAAAAGATGA
- the zc3h11a gene encoding zinc finger CCCH domain-containing protein 11A isoform X2 — protein sequence MTMQGDDCYFFYYSTCTKGDSCPFRHCEAAMGSETVCTLWQEQRCFRDICKFRHMEIKKNRKEIACYWEKQPAGCQKPHCAFHHEKPRIINGNYFAPDKGQAVQKEKEETPLEDQVNQVPAPTANPTNPQLRGVIRTETQENVPSPTHPPVVINPVDDDDEDDQFSEEGDESLGGSPRKMIPSKNDSLDFGIQTLEEIRLRKALMASLKKSGQSIMQGSAQNKGTAIEKENIKSRSRLEVNNASIDSSVNEIGKRKIADRLGKRLSARDAPVEEDLPLKRRLADRLGGIVESSTDVLPQKAQKPVRERIGLTAAPTTTDSEPKSSGDIRIKTLEEIRQEKAARNLKTSKVVRVVKEVPAKELSPSKKTVKPAGGPQVKTSEILHEKKKMQEKKAEEVSTTARSPEGNEGPSTAGAAVKAPVAAGEVRVKTLEEIRREKAARMQAQLQETTDEKTPTSTEAESSAPPKRRILRINKNSSACTVGQTKPDAPEKKPEPAIEANGKGKPASETVKVKTFEEIMREKRLRKLQEEQVTSTNQKDAGLSAPAASPPDSEPSGQPQTTVRQRIALKHKSSPLPAASEAPQKSSPKHSGDRTPSRNTLTQSNTPKPSTSPVKPVQLNEGTIQTETKVKPKVNVKPSVIKPAAQPTQKRKAARVHSAVAEVKPLNTACQSPSSLVIPNKHLKMESPTSPDVQSNAQQMPSNTVDVQMVPVNCIEPASTTSPEIVAVPQSPVIKTPSMRSRRSSTTTGRNSVVTSSSVDDFEDLLDEFTDDRLEDDLELDSGKGEDDLLLELSEMIDS from the exons ATGACCATGCAAGGAGATGACTGCTACTTCTTCTACTATTCCACCTGTactaag GGTGACAGCTGCCCTTTTCGCCATTGCGAGGCCGCCATGGGTAGCGAGACGGTCTGCACCCTGTGGCAAGAGCAAAGGTGCTTCCGTGACATCTGCAAGTTTCGCCATATGGAAATAAAG AAAAACCGCAAGGAAATCGCATGCTATTGGGAGAAGCAGCCGGCTGGCTGCCAGAAACCTCACTGTGCTTTCCATCATGAGAAGCCGCGCATCATCAATGGGAATTATTTTGCCCCAGACAAAG GACAAGCAGTGCAAAAGGAGAAGGAAGAGACCCCACTTGAAGACCAAGTCAACCAAGTCCCTGCGCCCACTGCAAACCCCACTAACCCGCAGTTGAGAGGGGTCATTAGAACGGAGACCCAAGAGAATGTCCCGAGCCCTACCCATCCACCAGTGGTCATCAACcctgttgatgatgatgatgaggacg ATCAATTCTCAGAAGAAGGAGATGAATCTCTTGGCGGGTCCCCCAGAAAAATGATTCCAAGTAAAA ATGATTCGCTGGACTTCGGTATCCAGACATTAGAGGAGATCAGATTGAGGAAAGCACTCATGGCAAGTTTGAAGAAATCTG GGCAGTCCATCATGCAAGGCTCAGCCCAAAACAAAGGAACTGCTATCGAAAAGGAAAACATTAAATCCCGCTCACGTCTGGAAGTTAACAATGCCAGCATTG ATTCCTCTGTTAATGAGATTGGAAAAAGAAAAATTGCAGACAGACTTGGGAAAAGACTTTCGGCCAGAG ATGCTCCTGTGGAGGAAGACCTACCTTTAAAACGACGCCTTGCTGATCGTCTGGGTGGAATTGTTGAATCCTCCACAGACGTGCTACCACAGAAAG CTCAGAAACCAGTGCGTGAAAGAATTGGGTTGACTGCAGCCCCAACTACCACTGACAGCGAGCCAAAATCATCTGGAGATATCCGTATAAAAACCCTCGAGGAGATTCGGCAAGAGAAGGCAGCCAGAAATCTTAAAACAAGTAAAGTTGTGCGTGTTGTAAAAGAAGTGCCGGCGAAGGAGCTAAGCCCATCCAAGAAAACTGTCAAACCCGCTGGCGGACCTCAAGTTAAGACCTCTGAAATCCTTcacgaaaagaaaaaaatgcaggaaaaaaaagcAGAGGAAGTGAGCACAACAGCCAGAAGCCCAGAGGGGAATGAAGGACCTTCCACTGCCGGAGCTGCGGTCAAGGCTCCTGTGGCAGCTGGGGAGGTACGAGTAAAAACGCTGGAGGAAATACGCAGGGAAAAGGCAGCCCGGATGCAGGCACAGCTTCAAGAGACCACAGATGAGAAGACCCCAACCTCAACTGAAGCAGAGTCAAGTGCACCTCCAAAGAGGCGCATTCTACGCATTAATAAAAACTCAT CTGCGTGCACTGTGGGTCAGACAAAACCAGATGCACCTGAGAAGAAACCAGAACCTGCAATAGAG GCGAATGGAAAAGGTAAACCCGCCAGTGAGACCGTTAAAGTAAAAACGTTTGAAGAGATCATGCGAGAGAAGAGACTCCGCAAGCTGCAAGAGGAGCAAGTCACCTCCACCAACCAGAAAGACGCAGGACTGTCTGCACCCGCTGCCTCGCCGCCAGATTCTGAACCATCTGGCCAACCACAAACAACTGTGAGACAGCGGATTGCCCTCAAACACAAGAGCTCTCCGCTCCCTGCTGCCTCAGAAGCACCCCAGAAAAGCTCTCCCAAGCACTCTGGAGACAGGACTCCATCGAGGAACACACTGACACAATCAAACACACCAAAGCCCTCAACCTCTCCTGTGAAACCTGTCCAGCTAAATGAGGGAACTATTCAAACAGAGACCAAGG TGAAGCCCAAGGTGaatgtgaagccatcagtgataAAGCCGGCAGCCCAGCCTACCCAAAAGAGGAAAGCTGCAAGAGTTCACTCTGCTGTTGCTGAAGTCAAACCTCTTAACACTGCCTGTCAATCACCTTCCTCGCTGGTTATTCCCAACAAGCATCTTAAG ATGGAGTCCCCAACCTCTCCAGATGTGCAGTCCAATGCTCAGCAGATGCCTTCCAACACCGTGGATGTTCAGATGGTGCCTGTGAACTGCATTGAGCCTGCCAGTACTACATCTCCTGAAATTGTTGCGGTCCCCCAAAG CCCTGTGATCAAAACACCCAGCATGCGCTCTCGGCGGTCCAGCACCACTACTGGTCGTAATTCTGTTGTTACCAGTTCATCAGTGGATGACTTTGAAGACCTGTTGGATGAATTTACTGATGATCGTCTTGAGGATGACTTGGAATTGGATTCGGGCAAGGGAGAGGACGACCTTCTATTAGAACTCTCAGAAATGATTGACAGTTAG
- the zc3h11a gene encoding zinc finger CCCH domain-containing protein 11A isoform X1: protein MTMQGDDCYFFYYSTCTKGDSCPFRHCEAAMGSETVCTLWQEQRCFRDICKFRHMEIKKNRKEIACYWEKQPAGCQKPHCAFHHEKPRIINGNYFAPDKGQAVQKEKEETPLEDQVNQVPAPTANPTNPQLRGVIRTETQENVPSPTHPPVVINPVDDDDEDDQFSEEGDESLGGSPRKMIPSKNDSLDFGIQTLEEIRLRKALMASLKKSGQSIMQGSAQNKGTAIEKENIKSRSRLEVNNASIDSSVNEIGKRKIADRLGKRLSARDAPVEEDLPLKRRLADRLGGIVESSTDVLPQKAQKPVRERIGLTAAPTTTDSEPKSSGDIRIKTLEEIRQEKAARNLKTSKVVRVVKEVPAKELSPSKKTVKPAGGPQVKTSEILHEKKKMQEKKAEEVSTTARSPEGNEGPSTAGAAVKAPVAAGEVRVKTLEEIRREKAARMQAQLQETTDEKTPTSTEAESSAPPKRRILRINKNSSAACTVGQTKPDAPEKKPEPAIEANGKGKPASETVKVKTFEEIMREKRLRKLQEEQVTSTNQKDAGLSAPAASPPDSEPSGQPQTTVRQRIALKHKSSPLPAASEAPQKSSPKHSGDRTPSRNTLTQSNTPKPSTSPVKPVQLNEGTIQTETKVKPKVNVKPSVIKPAAQPTQKRKAARVHSAVAEVKPLNTACQSPSSLVIPNKHLKMESPTSPDVQSNAQQMPSNTVDVQMVPVNCIEPASTTSPEIVAVPQSPVIKTPSMRSRRSSTTTGRNSVVTSSSVDDFEDLLDEFTDDRLEDDLELDSGKGEDDLLLELSEMIDS, encoded by the exons ATGACCATGCAAGGAGATGACTGCTACTTCTTCTACTATTCCACCTGTactaag GGTGACAGCTGCCCTTTTCGCCATTGCGAGGCCGCCATGGGTAGCGAGACGGTCTGCACCCTGTGGCAAGAGCAAAGGTGCTTCCGTGACATCTGCAAGTTTCGCCATATGGAAATAAAG AAAAACCGCAAGGAAATCGCATGCTATTGGGAGAAGCAGCCGGCTGGCTGCCAGAAACCTCACTGTGCTTTCCATCATGAGAAGCCGCGCATCATCAATGGGAATTATTTTGCCCCAGACAAAG GACAAGCAGTGCAAAAGGAGAAGGAAGAGACCCCACTTGAAGACCAAGTCAACCAAGTCCCTGCGCCCACTGCAAACCCCACTAACCCGCAGTTGAGAGGGGTCATTAGAACGGAGACCCAAGAGAATGTCCCGAGCCCTACCCATCCACCAGTGGTCATCAACcctgttgatgatgatgatgaggacg ATCAATTCTCAGAAGAAGGAGATGAATCTCTTGGCGGGTCCCCCAGAAAAATGATTCCAAGTAAAA ATGATTCGCTGGACTTCGGTATCCAGACATTAGAGGAGATCAGATTGAGGAAAGCACTCATGGCAAGTTTGAAGAAATCTG GGCAGTCCATCATGCAAGGCTCAGCCCAAAACAAAGGAACTGCTATCGAAAAGGAAAACATTAAATCCCGCTCACGTCTGGAAGTTAACAATGCCAGCATTG ATTCCTCTGTTAATGAGATTGGAAAAAGAAAAATTGCAGACAGACTTGGGAAAAGACTTTCGGCCAGAG ATGCTCCTGTGGAGGAAGACCTACCTTTAAAACGACGCCTTGCTGATCGTCTGGGTGGAATTGTTGAATCCTCCACAGACGTGCTACCACAGAAAG CTCAGAAACCAGTGCGTGAAAGAATTGGGTTGACTGCAGCCCCAACTACCACTGACAGCGAGCCAAAATCATCTGGAGATATCCGTATAAAAACCCTCGAGGAGATTCGGCAAGAGAAGGCAGCCAGAAATCTTAAAACAAGTAAAGTTGTGCGTGTTGTAAAAGAAGTGCCGGCGAAGGAGCTAAGCCCATCCAAGAAAACTGTCAAACCCGCTGGCGGACCTCAAGTTAAGACCTCTGAAATCCTTcacgaaaagaaaaaaatgcaggaaaaaaaagcAGAGGAAGTGAGCACAACAGCCAGAAGCCCAGAGGGGAATGAAGGACCTTCCACTGCCGGAGCTGCGGTCAAGGCTCCTGTGGCAGCTGGGGAGGTACGAGTAAAAACGCTGGAGGAAATACGCAGGGAAAAGGCAGCCCGGATGCAGGCACAGCTTCAAGAGACCACAGATGAGAAGACCCCAACCTCAACTGAAGCAGAGTCAAGTGCACCTCCAAAGAGGCGCATTCTACGCATTAATAAAAACTCAT CAGCTGCGTGCACTGTGGGTCAGACAAAACCAGATGCACCTGAGAAGAAACCAGAACCTGCAATAGAG GCGAATGGAAAAGGTAAACCCGCCAGTGAGACCGTTAAAGTAAAAACGTTTGAAGAGATCATGCGAGAGAAGAGACTCCGCAAGCTGCAAGAGGAGCAAGTCACCTCCACCAACCAGAAAGACGCAGGACTGTCTGCACCCGCTGCCTCGCCGCCAGATTCTGAACCATCTGGCCAACCACAAACAACTGTGAGACAGCGGATTGCCCTCAAACACAAGAGCTCTCCGCTCCCTGCTGCCTCAGAAGCACCCCAGAAAAGCTCTCCCAAGCACTCTGGAGACAGGACTCCATCGAGGAACACACTGACACAATCAAACACACCAAAGCCCTCAACCTCTCCTGTGAAACCTGTCCAGCTAAATGAGGGAACTATTCAAACAGAGACCAAGG TGAAGCCCAAGGTGaatgtgaagccatcagtgataAAGCCGGCAGCCCAGCCTACCCAAAAGAGGAAAGCTGCAAGAGTTCACTCTGCTGTTGCTGAAGTCAAACCTCTTAACACTGCCTGTCAATCACCTTCCTCGCTGGTTATTCCCAACAAGCATCTTAAG ATGGAGTCCCCAACCTCTCCAGATGTGCAGTCCAATGCTCAGCAGATGCCTTCCAACACCGTGGATGTTCAGATGGTGCCTGTGAACTGCATTGAGCCTGCCAGTACTACATCTCCTGAAATTGTTGCGGTCCCCCAAAG CCCTGTGATCAAAACACCCAGCATGCGCTCTCGGCGGTCCAGCACCACTACTGGTCGTAATTCTGTTGTTACCAGTTCATCAGTGGATGACTTTGAAGACCTGTTGGATGAATTTACTGATGATCGTCTTGAGGATGACTTGGAATTGGATTCGGGCAAGGGAGAGGACGACCTTCTATTAGAACTCTCAGAAATGATTGACAGTTAG